The genomic DNA AACTGGTGCATTATTTGGTATGTTATCCGTAATTTTTGGTGCTTTTGGAGCTCATGCTTTAAAAAAAACATTATCTCCTAACCAACTACAAAGCTTTGAAACTGGTGTAAAATACCAAATGTACCATGCTATAGTATTGCTGGTTTTAGGTTTTGGCCAAGGTCCTCAAACACGTGCTATTTATTGGTGCTTTACTTTAGGAATTATACTATTCTCTTTTAGTATTTATGGTTTAGTATTAAGTGATGCTAAAGGAAAAAAGATAAAGATTTTAGGACCAATTACTCCTATTGGAGGTTTATTATTAGTAATAGGATGGTTACTATTATTACTAAATAGTTTTTAAAGTTATTTGGTTTTAAAGCCGTTAAAAGCTTTTGTTTCCATTTCCTTATTTTCATTAATAAAAATCACATACACTTGTAATTCTGGGTGTCTTGCCAAAAAATAACTTAATTTATCAATTCCCATAGCTTGAAAAGCTGTTGCGTAACCATCGGCCATCATACAAGTATCTGTAATTACAGAAACGCTTAAAATATTTGTTTTAGTTGGGTATCCTGTTTTAGGGTTTAAAATATGAGCATAACGATTCCCTAAGGAGTCTGTTTTAAATTTTCTATAAGTTCCAGAGGTTGCCATAGCTTTATCTTTTAACTCAAAAACTACATCGTAACTTTGCGAACCATCAAAATTAGGGTTTTCTATTCCAACTGTCCAACCGCTTTGTTTCTTTATATTTATACCTTTTGTTCTAAGTTCGCCACCTATATTAACCATATAGTTTTTAATGTTTTTACTTTCTAAAAACATACCAATTACATCTACAGCGTAGCCTTTTGCAATGGCATTAAAATCTATAAATGCACCTTTTCTTTTTACAATTTTCTGCTCTACAAGTCCCATTCTATTAAAACCAACAAATTGTTTTAGGCTGTCTATTTTAGTACTATCTAGCTTAGTTGTTGGTTTTTCTGAACCAAAATCCCAAGCATTAACTAATTTACCAATAGTAGGATCTAAAATACCTTCAGTTTCTATATATAGTTTTTTTGATGCTTTAAAGACCTTAGTAAAATGATGATCTACAGTTACAGATTCGTTTCTGTTAATTTTAGAAATATCTGAATCTGCCTGATAATTAGACATAGACTTATTTATAATATTAAAAATGCTATCAAACTGTTTGCTATAATCTTTGCTGGTATTAGTAGCGTAAGTAACATCGTAAAAAGTGCCAAAAACAGAACCAGATAATTTAGTGTTTGTAAGTTCTTTTTTACAAGAGAAAAAAGAGGTGATAATAAGCGTTATAAGTAATGCTCTTTTCATAGTAATAATGCAATTTATGTTTTGAGTAAAGACTATTTTTTAATTAAAATTAGTTTCTAGAACTTGAATACCATTGTACTCAATTAAATAATCTTCGTTTAAATAAAGTGGTAAATCTTCACCATTAGGGTTACCTAAACCAACACCTGCATATAAAACTTTAGCATTGTGCTCTCTAGCATGTTCTTTAAAAGACTCCATCCAAACAACATCATAATTATTTGCGTTATCTGGTAGCATAACAGCTTTTACAATTACAAAAAAGTACTGTTTATTAGCATCCATACATACAAATTGTGGATGCTTTTTTAATTTACTATTTATAGCTATAAATTCGAATCCACGTTTTTCAAGATCTTTTCCAACGTGATTCATTGCTAAATTATGGAGTTCTTGTGGTGTTAAAGCTTTACTCATAAATGCAAAAATATAATATATTTCGCTTTCGCGGAAGAAAACCCAGAATGTAAATTATTTAAATCTTACAAATTTAGAATTATAAAACGTATAATTTGAAACTGGTATAACAGCATTCATTTTTAAATTATACCAAGGCGAAATTTTAGAGTCTTCTAGGTTTTTAACAAGATGAACACTTTGTGCAGGTGTATTACCTTGAATTAGCAAAAAAAGCTTTTCGTTTTTATTATTTATAGCTTCATCTGCCAACATAACAATATGTCCTGGACTTCCACCAATAATAAGCATATCTCCTATTTTTAGTTCTTTAATATTAGTTATAGGCTCTAATTCCTGCGATAATGATAGCGTTCCCGAATACATATAAATTAAATTTAGGTACTTATAGAAGTTACTTTTAGAGTAATTAGCTGTTGCTGTTTTGCTAAATGTTACTTTATTACCACTAACTTTTGGTCTGTATCCTTTAGCATATTCAATCCAAGAGCAATAATGTCCTGAAGTGAAATTAAAGCCTATTTCGTCTTGCCTATTTGCATCCCATAGGTATTCGCTTCTAATTCTTATTAAAGCATCTGCGCATTGCTGCAAACCGTTTTTAGGAACTGGTAAATCTAGAATACCAATATGTCCACGTTGCCAATAATATTCGCTATCATCAAAATTAATAATTTTACTCCCAAAGGGTTTTAAATTATAATTTTGAAGATACTCTTGAAAAGAGCCTTTTTTATATAAAATACGTTTATAACCGTTTGGCAATTTAACTCTAGACTTTATAGTTAAACTATCTTTATTAATTAAATCTGCATGACTAACTATAGATTTTGAAATATATGTTACAGTCTGCTTTACAGGTTTAAAGTAAAAACCTAATAGTATAAACACAAGAACTAGAATAATAGCGAATAAATATTTCTTCATACGTTTATTAAAACGAAAAAACCCAACACTTTCGTATTGGGTTTTATTATTTTAATTGAAGATTAACCTCCAAAGTCATCAAATCTAATATTCTCATCTGGAATACCAAAGTCTTCTCCCATTTTTTGAACTGCTTGGTTCATTAATGGTGGACCACAGAAATATAATTCTATATCCTCTGGTGTTTCATGGTGATTTAAGTAGTTATCAATAACACAATTGTGAACGAAACCTACAAAACCATCTCCAGGTGCATCAATATTTTCTTTTACTTTCCAGTTATCTTCTGGTAAAGGTTCAGATAATGCTAAATAAAACTTGAAGTTAGGGAAATCTTTTTCTAATTGATAGAAGTGATCTAAATAGAATAATTCTCGTTTAGAACGACCACCGTACCAATAAGTAACTTTTCTTCCTGTTTTTAAAGTTTTGAATAAGTGGTATAAGTGAGAACGCATTGGCGCCATACCTGCTCCACCACCAACATAAAGCATTTCTGCATCACTTTCGTTGATAAAGAATTCACCGTAAGGACCAGAAATAGTTACTTTATCTCCTGGTTTTTGGTTAAATATGTAAGATGAAGCTACACCTGGATTTACATCCATCCAACCGCCTTTAGCACGATCAAAAGGTGGTGTTGCAATACGTACATTTAACATAATCTCACGACCTTCTGCAGGATAAGAAGCCATTGAATAAGCTCTTTCTACAGTTTCTGTGTTTTTCATTACTAATGGCCATAATTTAAACTTATCCCATTCAGCTTGAAATTTATCTGGTGTTTCATGCTCTTCTGGGTGTGCAGTAATGTCCATATCTTCGAACTTTACAGTACACTCTGGAATTTCAATTTGAATATATCCACCAGCTTTATATCCCATATCTTCTGGGATTTCAACTACAAATTCTTTAATAAAAGAGGCAACATTATAATTACGTACAACGGTTGCTTCCCATTTTTTAATTCCAAATACTTCTTCTGGAATTGTAATTTCCATGTCTTGCTTTACTTTAACTTGGCAAGATAAACGAGCTCCATGTGCTAATTCTTTTCTAGAAAAGTGAGGTGTTTCTGTTGGTAAAGCTTCTCCTCCACCAGATAATACGTGACACTCACATTGTATACAAGTTCCACCACCACCACAAGCAGATGGTAAAAATATTTTATTACTTCCTAATGTAGATAATAATGTACCTCCAGAAGCGACTTCTATTTCTCTTTCACCATTAATCATAATCTTTACTGGACCAGATGGTGACAATTTTTGTTTAACGAATAGTAATAAACTTACTAGTATTAATGCGATAATTAAAAACGCTACTACCGTTGTAATTACTGTTCCTAATGTTCCTGCTGCTAAAATCATATTACTCAACTATTTTAGTGTTTTCAGCTAATTTCTTAGCGTCTTCAGTTTTTACTTGCTCAACTTTTGCTGTTGGCTCTTCTGTTGTAGGTTCTCCTTCTTCATCACCACCAGTTAACATTCCTCCAAAACTTAAAAATCCTATTCCCATTAAACCTGTAATGATAAAAGTTATTCCTAACCCTCTTAAAGGTGCTGGAACGTTAGAATATCTAATTTTCTCACGAATGGCAGCAATAGCTAATATTGCTAAAAACCATCCTATACCAGAAGATACACCATAGTTTACTGCTAATCCAAATGTTTCTATTTCACGAGATTGCATAAATAAAGAACCACCTAAAATGGCACAGTTTACTGCAATTAGAGGTAAGAAAATACCAAGTGAGTTATATAATGATGGTGAAAATTTCTCTACTACTATTTCTACTAACTGAACCATTGTTGCAATGGTAGCAATAAACATAATAAATGAAAGGAAACTTAAATCGTAATCTGCAAATTCTGCGCCTAACCATTTTAATGCTCCAGGTTGTAATAAGTATTGATCTAATAACCAGTTTAATGGTACTGTTATAGCTAATACAAATATTACTGCTGCACCAAGTCCAACTGCTGTAGCTACTTTTTTAGATACGGCTAAGTATGAACACATACCTAAGAAAACCGCAAACACCATATTGTCAATAAAAATTGACTTGAAAAATAATTCGATGTGCTCTATCATTGTCTTTTATTTTTTATAACTAAAAAGGATATTAATCCTCGATTAAGTCTTTGTTTCTACTTCGTTGTACCCAGATAATCAATCCTACAATTATTAATGCCATTGGAGGCATTAACATAAATCCATTGTTTTCATAACCTATAGAATATACTCCAGTTTTTTCGATTGGGTCTCCTAATACCGGAATACCAAATAAAGTTCCTGAACCTAAAAGTTCTCTAAAGAATCCTACAATAATTAAAATTACGGCATAACCTAAAGCATTACCAATACCATCTAAAAATGATTTCCAAGGACCGTTACCTAAAGCAAATGCTTCAAAACGTCCCATAATAATACAGTTGGTAATTATTAAACCAATAAATACAGAAAGTGTTTTACTTAACTCAAAAGCAAAAGCTTTTAATACTTGGTCAACAATAATTACTAAAGCTGCTACAACAATAAGTTGTACAATAATTCTAATTTTTGATGGTATAATATTACGCATTAAAGAAATTACTACGTTACCAACACCTAATACAAATAACACAGCGATTCCCATTACTAAAGAAGCTTTTAGCTCTGCAGTAATTGCTAATGCAGAACAAATACCTAATACTTGAATAGTAATTGGGTTATTATCTGCTAACGGATCTGTGATTAACTTTGCGTCTTTTTTTGAAAGTAGTCCCATGTTACTCGTTATTGTTTTTTAAGTTCATAAAGTATGGCAAATACAATTTTAAATCTTTCTTTATCATTGCAGATACGCCATCTCCTGTAATAGTTGCTCCTGCTAAGGCATCAACTTCGTAATCGTCTTTAATTTCATTTTTAGGGTCGTTATTACCTTTTGCTACAGTAATACCTTTAAATACTCCTGCATCTGTAAGTAATTTTTCTCCATAAAAATCGTCCATAAAGTAACGTTGCTTAATGTTCGCTCCTAATCCTGGAGTTTCTCCTGCGTGGTCAAAAAATGTACCTTGCACAACCATATCTTTATCTAGTGCTACATAGCCCCAAATAGCATCCCAAAGTCCTTTTCCTCTAATAGGTGCAACGTATAATTTTTTTCCGTTGTTTTCTCCAATAAATAAAGGTAAGTATCTAGATTTACCTTCTTTTACTCTGGTTTGTTGTTTTTTAACATCTATTAAGTAAGGCTCAATACCTTTATCTGCATCTGTTGAATTTTTGAAGTCTTCACCAGTAATTTCGTTTAAAATTTTACCATCTTTAACTTCTAAAACTATTTGCTCTGATACTTTAGCTGTAAATTCTTGAGCGACCTTATCTGTAGAAACAAATGTGATATCACCATCACCTTCATTTCCATTTATTCCCATAGCATACAGTATATTCTGCTGCTTTTCCATTCTTTTATTTTCATCAATATTAGGTTTTAAAGACGCTGCTGTAAAAGCTAATAAAGAACCTACTACAACTACCATTGCTATTGCAAATATGATAGTGTACGAATTTTTTTCTGTGTTAACTGCCATAATTATGCTGTTTTAACTTTTAAACGTTTCATTCTACGTTTTACGTTTCCTTGAATCACGTAATGATCAATAGTTGGTGCGAAGACGTTCATTAATAAAATCGCTAAAAACACTCCTTCTGGATACGCTGGATTAAATACTCTAATCATGATTGAAATAAACCCAATTAAAAAGCCGTAAATCCATTTTCCTTTATTTGTTTGTGAAGCTGTAACTGGATCTGTTGCCATGTATACTGCACCAAATAAAATACTACCAATTATTAAATGTTGCCAAAATGGTACATTCATTAAACCATAGAATTTACTTGATTCTCCAATCCACTCTGCTGATACAACACCATTAAATATTAAGCCCATAGTTAATGCACCTATTAATGTTGACACTATAATTCTCCAGCTTCCTACTTTTGTGAAGATTAAAAATAAAGCTCCAATAATTATTAATAGTTTTGAAGTTTCACCTATTGATCCTGGTATAAAACCAAAAAACATATCCATGATATCTATATTAGGTAGTGTTGTGCCTTGCGCATAAGCTCCTAATAATGTTTCTCCTGAAATCGCATCTGGAGTTCCTGCTAATTCTGTTGCTTTGTGAACCCATACTTTATCTCCAGACATCCAAGTTGGATATGCAAAGAATAAAAATGCACGAATGGTTAATGCAGGATTAAGAATATTCATTCCTGTTCCTCCAAACACTTCTTTTCCTATAACTACACCAAAAATAACTGCTACTGATAACATCCATAACGGGATATCTACAGGTACAATTAATGGCACTAACATTCCTGTTACAAGATAACCTTCTTCTACTTCGTGACCTTTTATAACTGCAAAAATAAATTCTACAATTAAACCTACACCGTAAGAAACTATTACTAAAGGTAAAACCGTCCAGGCTCCTATTACAAAATTATCCCATGTAAGGAAATTTCCAAATAAAGAAGCTTCTCTAGTAATTCCAGCAGCAGCATCTATAGCAGCATAATGTTGGTAACCAGCGTTAAATATACCAAAGATTAAACATGGTACTAATGCCATGATTACTATGTTCATAGTACGTTTTAAATCATCGGCTGCCTTAATATGAGTTCCATTATGTGTTGTCTCATTTGGCAAATACAAAAAAGTATGAATTGCGTTAAACGCAGGCGCCATTTTAGTGCCTTTATACTTTTCTTTTAAGTTGTGTAAATTACTTTTTAAACCCATTATCCTATTTCTTTAAGCATTAAGTCTAAACCTTTTCTAATTATATCTTGATGTGGTTGCTTAGACACACAAACAAATTCTGTTAAGGCGAAATCTTCTGGTGCAACTTCGTACATACCTAAAGCTTCCATTTCATCTAAATCTTGATACATACATGCTTTTAATATTTGCAATGGGTATATATCTAAAGGAAAAACTTCTTCATAAGTTCCTGTAGTTACAAATGCACGATGCTCACCGTTTGTATTTGTATTTAAAGCAAATTCTTTTTTAGGTGTTAACCATGAAAAAGTTAATGCTCTAGAGGTAGATACTTTATTAAAAATTGGTTTGTTCCATCCAAAAAATTCATAATCATCTCCTTCTGGGATTACAGATATTACATTACTGTAATAGTCTAAATTACCATCTGGTTTTATTTTTTTTCCGGTTAAAACGTTTCCTGAAATAATTCTATCGTTTCCGTCTTTATCAACACCATTATCATAAACCATAGTTGCGATTTCGCTTCCTATTTTAGTTTTAAAATAACGTGGTTTTTTAACCGATGATCCTGCTAATGCAACAATACGTTCTGCGTTAAATTTACCTGTTAATAATAACTCCCCAATAATAACTAAATCTTGAGCAGCAACAGTCCAAACTGTTTCTCCCTTATTTATTGGGCTAACTTTATTTATTAACGTTCCAACATTTCCTGCTGGATGAGGACCAGACACTTTGTGTACAGTAACTCCAGACAATCCTGCTAATGGCGAATTACCGCTTTTTCCTACACCAATGTGTACATTACCTTCCGTTAATTTAGCTAAAGCTGTAACTGCTGCCTGCAATTCTGCTTCTTTTCCTGCTAAAGTATAATCCAAATCTGCAGCTAATGGCGCACTTGCATAACCAGAAATAAAAATTGCTTTTGGAGCAACACCTGGATTTGCAACAACATCATAAGGACGCTGCTTTACAAAAGCCCAACATCCTGAAGCTAATAATTTTGCTTTAATATCTTCTGCTTTTGCAGAATCTACGTTTAAAGCTCCAAAATCTTCAAAAGATTGTTCTTTGTCTGCTTGAATTTTTATTGAAAGAATTTTACGTTTTTCTCCACGTGCTATCTCGATAACCTCCCCAGAAACTGGCGAAGCAAATTTTACGTCTTCATTGGATTTATCAAAAAATAAAGCTTGTCCGGCTTTAACTTTTGCTCCAACTTTAACAGATAATTTTGGAATTACACTGTGAAAATCTTCTGGTCTAACTGTATAAAAGTTGCTTACTATAGCGTTTTCTGTCGCTTTTTCTGCAGCTCCTTTAAGTTTTATATCAAGACCTTTTTTAATCTTAATGTCTTTTGACATGCGTATAAATCTATTTGTTAATAGTTTAGCTATATGATTTTATGATGGTAAAAAATCGGTGCAAAAATACGAATTAATAATAAAATTTCTTCCCATTATAGCATACAGATAATCTATTTATAATTATTCTAAATAAGGTTCTGCTATTAGGCATAGATTTTGATTATATTTACCACTTGAAAACCCTTATAAATGGCACTTAAAACTAATATTTCTCTAATAATTTTATTTATTACTACTGTGACTTTCTCTCAAGTCCAAGAAATAAGTCCTACCCAAGAGATAAAAAGCATAACTTTTAAAGGCGATACACCAGAAAGCCAATTACCAATATTAAAACTTGGAGAATATCTAATATTAGAGTTTGATGTTTTAAATGGTAATGAAGATGATTATTATTACGAAATTAAACATTATAATTTTGATTGGACACCTTCTGTTTTAATGCAAGCTGAATACCTTAAAGGATTTAATGAACAGCGTATTAGAGAATGGGACAACTCGTTTAACACCTATCAGATTTACTCACACTACACATTAACAATACCAAATGAACAAACAAGAGGCTTAACAAAATCCGGAAACTACCTTATTACTGTTTACAACGAAAATGATGAAATTGAATTTACAAGAAAGTTTATGATTTATGAAGAACTTGCAGATGTTGGCGTATCTATAAAACGTTCTCGTGATGTTTCAGAAATTGAAAACAAACAATCGGTAGATTTTGTAATTAATACCAATAAAATCAACTTTAACAACCCTAAAGAAAATATTAAAACTGTAGTAATTCAAAACAACAATCTAAATACTGCAATTACTAATTTAAAACCGCAATATATTTTAGGAAACGAGCTGCAATACCGTTACACGAAAGCCTCAAGTTTTTATGCTGGAAATGAGTATTTCTATTTTGAAAACAAAGACTTAAGAGGCGCCAATACAGGCGTTCAATTTATTAGACTAAATGAACTTTACAATAGTTACCTCTATTTTAATGTACCACGTAAAAACCAGCCATATACTTATAATCCAGACATTAATGGAAACTTTTTAATTACTGCTTTAGATACAGATACTCCAGAAACTCATGCCGATTATGCAAAGGTTCATTTTGGACTTAAAACAAATGAATTGCTAAACGGAGACACAGTGCATGTTTTTGGGAATTTTAATAATTATGCGGTAAATAAAAGCACACAAATGACTTATGAAACAGAATCTCAAACTTACCAATTACCAATTATACTAAAACAAGGATTTTATAGTTATAAATTTGTAATTAAAAAACCAGATGGTACAATTGATGAAAATGCTTTTTCTGGAAACTTTTATCAAACTGAAAACGATTACAAAGTTTTAGTCTATTATAGAGACCTTGGCGCTCGATATGATAGATTAATTGGAGTTGGACAAGGCAACTCTGTAAACATTACAAATTAATAGCGACAAATCTGTTAATATTAAGATATATAAGCAATTAAGCTTTAAAAATGTTTTAAAATTTAGTATTTTAGCAAAAGTATTGCAAATAAAAAAATGGTACAACAAGTTACAAGAGGCATAAAAATTTCAGTAGAAACTAATTTTGAAGGCACTTTTTATAAAAATTATAAAATACATTATGCCTTTGGATATAAAGTTACAATTGAAAACCAGAGTAAAGACTCTGTACAACTTAATGCCAGACATTGGACTATACTTGATGCTTTAAACAATATCGAAACTGTAAGTGGCGAAGGTGTTATTGGTAAAAAACCAGTTTTAAAACCAGGTGAATCTCACACTTACAATTCTGGCTGTTTACTTACATCTCCTTTTGGTGCTATGCAAGGCCATTACAGCATGATAAACTTTACAACAACTAAAAAGTTTGATGTTGCTATACCAACTTTTAAATTAAGCGCTCCTTTTGCTATTAATTAAATTTCTGTTTCTTTATTTTTCAGCTTTTCTATTAAACCTATATTTCTTTCCGTTTTGTTCTACGTGAAAAAAACTACAGTTAGAATAGTGAATAATCTGATAAGGTTTTTTATAATTAAATTGAGAGTCTTCAGCTAAAAAAATCGCATCGCAATCTATATTTCCATATGGAGAAATACGGCGGTACCGGTATTCGTTTTCTATAGCTGTTTTATGTATTTCATACCATGCACCAGCTGCTATTCCAGACAACCATTGCGCATTTTTATGAAGACCATCAACTTTTCTAGGCTTTAAAGTGCCTTCATGATTTGGAATATAATCTTGCAACCTATCTAAGAAGTTTTTTAAATTTTCTCTTTTTTGAGAACCTTTATACGCTGTAATTTCTCCAATCTCTGAAACCTCAAAAACACAATCTCCTGTATTTGCTAATAAAACATTACCAACAGTACTTGGTGTAAACCATTTTGACTGCTGTAAAGCTTTTTTAATTTTTGAATGTGTTACAGAAGCAATTAAACTATCGGTTACAAAACGAGCACAATTACAAGCTTCTTTTTTAAAAGCAGCATAATAAATAAAACCTCGGTTTTGCATTTTTGTAATATGAAGCCTTGCCTTTTTATAATTTATTTGGTCGCAAACTGAAGCTATTAATCTTCCATCACCATGTGTGATTTTAGGTTTTGTAGCAAGAAACTTTAAAATAGCATCTAAATTTTCAATCTTATCGTTTTTAATTGCTGCTTTAAATGGAAAATGCAGTTCGTTATCTGTAAATCGTCCTCTAACTCTTCCGTTTGGTTCTGGCGTAATATATCTACCAAAATCATGATATTCCAAAACACCTGTTTCTTTATCTATTAAAACTAAGGCTGCATGACCTGCACGAACACTTGTTTTACTTCCTATTCCAAGAAACCTTAAATATGGTGAGTACCATTCTTCAGCATGCGATACAATTGTATCTGGATAGGCTAAGGTTAGAATTATTCCTGTATTCTCTTTAGCGTTACCCATTTATAGTTTCAGATAAATTAAAATTTTTAACCGTAACCTCTTTTGTGTTTAAATTATTAAAACGCATTCCAAGTTTAGTATCGGTTTTTTCAATTTGTGTTATACTTGTTGTTTTAACAAAACCGCGATCCATTACAACACCAAAATCATTGTTTCCTTTTCCTGCTGTTTTATGAAATTTTAATAATGTAGATGCTTCTAATTCATTTTCAGCTTTAAAAACATTAAACCAATCGCGTCTAGCTTGTTTTTTATCTTCGGTATACAACGTTGTTGAAGACCATATTTTTGTTGCTAGTGGTAGTTGCTGAAAATGCTTTTGGGTTTCATCCCAGACCAGTTCATAAAATTTTAAATTGGTATTCCAGTCGGCAATCACAATTGTAAATGGCTCAATACCATTAAAATTATATGATGCTATTGTTGCCTCTATGGCATCTGTTGTTAATAAATCTGTCACCACAACACCTCTACTTTGCCTATATGTTGGTTTTCTTTTATGTAATTTAAAACCACCATTAAGCAAACAAACAACTCTGTTTTTCTCACTTGCACCAATCCAACTTCCACCAGATTGCTGGTCTTTTGGCATTAATAACTCTGCATTATTAATAGAATAAAAATCTGGTGACAAAGCAACTCGACTTGGCGCTTCGTCTCTATTAGAAGTTAGTACAAAATCATTATTACCTTTATAAAAAATACTTACTGTACACATAAATAGTATAGTCCTAAATTGATGTAGCAACTTACAAAAAAATAAGAATTCTTTGGCATTTGCCTGAGAAAGAAATCGTTTAAAATTCCTTAACTTTGATGCTTTAAAATTTTAGACAACTAAAAACAACTAGATTTTCACTTTCGTGGAAACAAAAAATTAATTTTATATGGGAAAAGGATTTTTTAATGTGCCAATTGCAGTTAACGAACCTGTAAGAGCTTACGAGCCAGGATGCGAACATCGTGAAGCTATTTCTAAAGCATATCAAGAAATGTACAGTAGCGTTTTAGACGTACCAATGTACATTAATGGAAAAGATGTTAAAACTGGTGACACTAAACCAATGTCTCCACCGCACGATCATCAACATGTTGTTGGACACTATCATTTAGCAAAAAAATCTCACGTTGAAGAAGCAATTTCTACTGCTTTAGAAGCAAGGGAATCTTGGGCAAATACACCTTGGGAACATAGAGCTGGCATCTTTTTAAAAGCTGCCGAATTAATTGCCGGACCATACAGAGCTAGAATTAATGCTGCTACTATGATGGCGCAATCTAAAACAATACACCAAGCAGAAATTGATGCTGCTTGTGAGTTAATAGATTTTTTACGTTTTAACGTACAGTACATGACAGATATGTACCATGAGCAACCAGAAAGTACAAGTGGCGCATGGAATCGTTTAGAATACAGACCTCTTGAAGGATTTACTTACGCAGTATCGCCTTTTAACTTTACAGCTATTGCAGGAAAC from Lacinutrix sp. 5H-3-7-4 includes the following:
- a CDS encoding Na(+)-translocating NADH-quinone reductase subunit C — its product is MAVNTEKNSYTIIFAIAMVVVVGSLLAFTAASLKPNIDENKRMEKQQNILYAMGINGNEGDGDITFVSTDKVAQEFTAKVSEQIVLEVKDGKILNEITGEDFKNSTDADKGIEPYLIDVKKQQTRVKEGKSRYLPLFIGENNGKKLYVAPIRGKGLWDAIWGYVALDKDMVVQGTFFDHAGETPGLGANIKQRYFMDDFYGEKLLTDAGVFKGITVAKGNNDPKNEIKDDYEVDALAGATITGDGVSAMIKKDLKLYLPYFMNLKNNNE
- the nqrE gene encoding NADH:ubiquinone reductase (Na(+)-transporting) subunit E, giving the protein MIEHIELFFKSIFIDNMVFAVFLGMCSYLAVSKKVATAVGLGAAVIFVLAITVPLNWLLDQYLLQPGALKWLGAEFADYDLSFLSFIMFIATIATMVQLVEIVVEKFSPSLYNSLGIFLPLIAVNCAILGGSLFMQSREIETFGLAVNYGVSSGIGWFLAILAIAAIREKIRYSNVPAPLRGLGITFIITGLMGIGFLSFGGMLTGGDEEGEPTTEEPTAKVEQVKTEDAKKLAENTKIVE
- the nqrF gene encoding NADH:ubiquinone reductase (Na(+)-transporting) subunit F; amino-acid sequence: MILAAGTLGTVITTVVAFLIIALILVSLLLFVKQKLSPSGPVKIMINGEREIEVASGGTLLSTLGSNKIFLPSACGGGGTCIQCECHVLSGGGEALPTETPHFSRKELAHGARLSCQVKVKQDMEITIPEEVFGIKKWEATVVRNYNVASFIKEFVVEIPEDMGYKAGGYIQIEIPECTVKFEDMDITAHPEEHETPDKFQAEWDKFKLWPLVMKNTETVERAYSMASYPAEGREIMLNVRIATPPFDRAKGGWMDVNPGVASSYIFNQKPGDKVTISGPYGEFFINESDAEMLYVGGGAGMAPMRSHLYHLFKTLKTGRKVTYWYGGRSKRELFYLDHFYQLEKDFPNFKFYLALSEPLPEDNWKVKENIDAPGDGFVGFVHNCVIDNYLNHHETPEDIELYFCGPPLMNQAVQKMGEDFGIPDENIRFDDFGG
- a CDS encoding NADH:ubiquinone reductase (Na(+)-transporting) subunit D, with amino-acid sequence MGLLSKKDAKLITDPLADNNPITIQVLGICSALAITAELKASLVMGIAVLFVLGVGNVVISLMRNIIPSKIRIIVQLIVVAALVIIVDQVLKAFAFELSKTLSVFIGLIITNCIIMGRFEAFALGNGPWKSFLDGIGNALGYAVILIIVGFFRELLGSGTLFGIPVLGDPIEKTGVYSIGYENNGFMLMPPMALIIVGLIIWVQRSRNKDLIED
- a CDS encoding DUF423 domain-containing protein: MSSQILIVTGALFGMLSVIFGAFGAHALKKTLSPNQLQSFETGVKYQMYHAIVLLVLGFGQGPQTRAIYWCFTLGIILFSFSIYGLVLSDAKGKKIKILGPITPIGGLLLVIGWLLLLLNSF
- a CDS encoding FAD:protein FMN transferase; the protein is MKRALLITLIITSFFSCKKELTNTKLSGSVFGTFYDVTYATNTSKDYSKQFDSIFNIINKSMSNYQADSDISKINRNESVTVDHHFTKVFKASKKLYIETEGILDPTIGKLVNAWDFGSEKPTTKLDSTKIDSLKQFVGFNRMGLVEQKIVKRKGAFIDFNAIAKGYAVDVIGMFLESKNIKNYMVNIGGELRTKGINIKKQSGWTVGIENPNFDGSQSYDVVFELKDKAMATSGTYRKFKTDSLGNRYAHILNPKTGYPTKTNILSVSVITDTCMMADGYATAFQAMGIDKLSYFLARHPELQVYVIFINENKEMETKAFNGFKTK
- a CDS encoding DUF4846 domain-containing protein gives rise to the protein MKKYLFAIILVLVFILLGFYFKPVKQTVTYISKSIVSHADLINKDSLTIKSRVKLPNGYKRILYKKGSFQEYLQNYNLKPFGSKIINFDDSEYYWQRGHIGILDLPVPKNGLQQCADALIRIRSEYLWDANRQDEIGFNFTSGHYCSWIEYAKGYRPKVSGNKVTFSKTATANYSKSNFYKYLNLIYMYSGTLSLSQELEPITNIKELKIGDMLIIGGSPGHIVMLADEAINNKNEKLFLLIQGNTPAQSVHLVKNLEDSKISPWYNLKMNAVIPVSNYTFYNSKFVRFK